From the genome of Edaphobacter dinghuensis, one region includes:
- a CDS encoding TPM domain-containing protein has translation MKRISRWLAIVVLVLSPVGFLAAETVASLPAPTGYVNDFAGVLSPGTVQSVDALCTQVDRQAHAQIAVVTIKTIDGDQSIEEFATALEDKWKVGAKGTDRGVLMLLVMQPRRGRIEVGYGLEGILNDAKVGDIGRAMAPYSRQGDYNRAVALGVGQLAQIIATDAGVTLMQPMQRQQYRQQPQPVPVHLSLWQVVIGGLGVLFVLFILIRTGNVGLIFFLLGSLMGGGGGRGGGDDDRGGGGGGFGGFGGGSSGGGGASGDF, from the coding sequence ATGAAGCGCATTTCGCGATGGCTGGCAATCGTTGTTCTGGTTCTTTCGCCAGTCGGTTTTCTGGCGGCGGAGACCGTAGCGTCGTTACCTGCGCCTACTGGCTATGTCAACGATTTTGCCGGTGTGCTGTCTCCGGGGACGGTGCAGAGCGTGGATGCGCTGTGCACGCAGGTCGATCGCCAGGCACATGCCCAGATCGCAGTGGTCACGATCAAGACGATTGATGGCGATCAGTCGATCGAAGAGTTCGCTACAGCCCTTGAGGACAAGTGGAAGGTAGGCGCGAAGGGAACTGACCGCGGCGTTCTGATGCTGCTGGTCATGCAGCCGCGGCGTGGGCGCATTGAGGTTGGCTATGGGCTGGAGGGCATCCTCAACGACGCCAAGGTGGGTGATATAGGCCGGGCGATGGCTCCGTACTCTCGGCAGGGAGATTACAACCGCGCGGTCGCGTTGGGTGTGGGGCAACTTGCACAGATTATTGCGACCGATGCGGGCGTTACCCTGATGCAGCCGATGCAGCGACAGCAGTACCGTCAGCAGCCGCAGCCTGTGCCCGTGCATCTGAGTCTGTGGCAGGTGGTGATCGGTGGGCTCGGTGTTCTGTTTGTGCTGTTCATCCTGATCAGGACAGGGAACGTTGGGCTGATCTTTTTTCTGCTGGGAAGCCTGATGGGTGGCGGTGGAGGTAGAGGTGGCGGAGACGACGACCGGGGCGGTGGTGGAGGAGGCTTCGGCGGCTTTGGCGGTGGAAGCTCCGGCGGCGGAGGTGCGAGTGGAGATTTTTGA
- a CDS encoding FG-GAP-like repeat-containing protein, translated as MFNKTLPSGRNFLRILCGRTCIAGLVLFGLSTVTVRPGWAEDQPNKLVAAAQLNNVGVALMGQQFTEKALQKFDEAHQSDPASVIPMLNQGIALLYLRKLPEAEAALKQATVVDPKNVRVWYCLGLTHLAESKSELAVDDFKQAIKLDPTEADSHYYLGSLYRSLKDYDQAIQEFEEALRLNPLHASAQFGLASALQRSGKIAEAREHLKRFQVITQTKVGTPLAVTYSEQGDYATVQNMRVAEQPVGPMIPVSFVQSAGTGDSSSAPSSGKQEGGGACILNIEGTNQKDIVVMGDGDSAIHVYKSLQNGTLEEIPAQTTGLIASGHAIACAVGDYDSDGKPDLAVALSDRVILFHNLGNGKFADTTKAVGIQQLNRPAGLTFVDFDHDGDVDLLITGSPLSATSGPNVLWRNNGNSTFTEWTGPAGLAGEGHTTGVTISDLNNDRAIDLIVTGDSSSPTIFENKREGPFKSAPLYKETGIAPTRGVSVFDFNKDGWMDVALTHAGAPGVSLWRNVEGKSFERVPLPLADVKGAWGLTPIDIDNDGWIDLAAIVETSNGPELRIWRNRGAQGFEDVSHAVGADHLKLHNPRSVIAADIDGDGAADLIVTQLGAPPVVLHNMGGNRNHSLRLTLAGLADNKTAIGTKVEIFSNGRSQKFEIPGSSGYLSQGATEIIAGLGQATQADVVRLLWPTGVPQDELDVTASKPVTLTELDRRGSSCPVLFAWDGSKYQFVSDVIGAGVIGHWISPTATNQADADEWIKVDGSQLKKRDGLFSLRFGEPMEEINFIDQLRLVAIDHPEGTEVYPDERFLDERPFASGKTVVASPSTRLPVAAWDDQGHDVLPLLAKRDHNYVRGFTNLSYAGYANMHTLTLDVGAWTPQNPLRLFMSGYIEYFSASSMYAAWQAGLKPISPFVEAQMPDGSWKRIIDDMGFPAGLPRTIVVDLTGKLPVGTRRIRITTNLQIYWDQIQIDNGPDEARSARQIELPLSTAHLEFRGYPQQVEGKTPGDLTYRYDHISATGPFQWQRGSYTKYGNVTPLLNKVDNQYVIFGSGEEIDAEFSAAPLPPLPAHWKRDYFFYANGFVKDMDFYEALPFTVAQMPFHQMTTYPYPASEHYPESPSSLKYLLNWNDRFESGKRTQLYQFNYVPTISQPIVAQP; from the coding sequence ATGTTCAATAAAACTCTTCCTTCCGGGCGCAACTTCCTGCGCATTCTTTGTGGGCGTACGTGTATCGCGGGCCTTGTGCTGTTTGGCCTGTCTACTGTTACGGTGCGACCCGGATGGGCCGAAGATCAGCCGAACAAGTTGGTCGCGGCTGCCCAGCTAAACAACGTCGGTGTCGCTTTGATGGGGCAGCAGTTCACCGAGAAAGCGCTTCAAAAATTTGATGAGGCGCACCAAAGCGATCCGGCTTCTGTGATTCCAATGCTGAACCAGGGCATTGCGTTGCTCTACCTGCGAAAGCTGCCCGAAGCGGAAGCGGCATTGAAGCAGGCGACTGTTGTCGATCCTAAAAATGTTCGCGTTTGGTATTGCCTCGGATTGACTCACCTGGCCGAGAGCAAGTCCGAGCTTGCAGTCGATGACTTCAAGCAAGCGATCAAACTTGACCCCACGGAAGCAGACAGCCACTACTACTTAGGCTCCCTCTATCGCAGCCTCAAAGACTACGATCAGGCGATCCAGGAGTTTGAAGAGGCTCTCCGTCTGAATCCGCTGCACGCCTCGGCGCAGTTTGGATTGGCCAGTGCTTTACAGCGTTCCGGCAAGATTGCCGAAGCCCGCGAGCATCTGAAGCGCTTCCAGGTCATTACGCAAACCAAGGTCGGCACGCCGCTCGCTGTTACCTATAGTGAGCAGGGCGATTATGCGACAGTGCAGAACATGCGCGTTGCTGAGCAACCAGTCGGGCCAATGATCCCAGTCAGCTTCGTCCAGTCTGCTGGAACCGGTGATTCATCTTCCGCGCCATCCTCGGGCAAGCAGGAGGGTGGCGGCGCTTGCATCCTGAATATCGAAGGCACAAACCAAAAAGATATCGTCGTCATGGGTGACGGCGACTCCGCCATTCATGTTTATAAGAGCCTTCAAAACGGCACACTCGAAGAGATTCCAGCGCAGACGACAGGCCTGATCGCCAGCGGCCACGCAATCGCCTGTGCCGTTGGGGATTACGACAGCGACGGAAAGCCCGATCTCGCGGTAGCGTTGAGCGATCGAGTCATCCTCTTTCATAACCTGGGGAATGGGAAGTTTGCAGATACGACAAAGGCGGTTGGCATTCAGCAACTGAATCGCCCTGCCGGATTGACGTTTGTCGATTTCGATCACGATGGCGATGTGGACCTTTTAATTACAGGCTCTCCTCTCAGTGCAACGTCAGGGCCGAACGTCCTTTGGCGCAATAACGGAAACTCGACGTTTACCGAGTGGACTGGACCTGCTGGGCTTGCTGGCGAAGGGCACACCACGGGCGTTACCATCTCCGATCTGAACAATGATCGTGCGATTGATCTGATTGTCACCGGCGATAGCAGCTCGCCAACGATCTTTGAGAATAAGCGCGAAGGCCCCTTCAAGTCCGCACCTCTTTACAAAGAAACCGGCATTGCTCCTACGCGCGGTGTCTCAGTCTTCGATTTCAACAAAGACGGTTGGATGGACGTTGCCCTTACGCATGCGGGCGCTCCCGGCGTCAGCCTTTGGCGCAACGTGGAAGGCAAGAGCTTCGAGCGCGTGCCATTGCCACTTGCGGACGTAAAAGGCGCATGGGGGCTCACTCCGATTGATATCGACAACGATGGCTGGATCGATCTGGCGGCAATCGTGGAAACATCCAATGGCCCCGAACTCCGTATCTGGCGCAACCGTGGCGCGCAGGGCTTTGAAGATGTAAGCCACGCGGTAGGCGCTGATCACCTCAAGCTGCACAACCCTCGTTCTGTCATTGCAGCGGATATCGACGGAGATGGCGCAGCGGATCTCATCGTCACGCAACTCGGCGCACCTCCGGTTGTGCTGCACAACATGGGCGGAAACCGCAATCACTCCTTGCGTCTGACGCTGGCAGGTCTCGCCGACAACAAAACTGCAATCGGAACCAAGGTAGAAATCTTCTCGAACGGCAGATCGCAAAAATTTGAGATCCCCGGCAGCTCAGGCTATCTAAGCCAGGGTGCGACTGAGATCATCGCGGGCCTCGGACAAGCGACTCAGGCTGATGTCGTTCGCCTGTTGTGGCCCACAGGCGTTCCGCAGGACGAACTGGACGTCACCGCCAGCAAGCCTGTGACGCTCACAGAGCTCGACCGCCGCGGAAGCTCATGCCCCGTGCTCTTCGCATGGGACGGCAGCAAATATCAGTTCGTCTCCGACGTCATCGGCGCTGGAGTCATCGGCCACTGGATCTCGCCTACCGCGACCAATCAGGCCGATGCTGACGAGTGGATCAAGGTAGATGGCAGCCAGCTCAAAAAGCGCGATGGCCTCTTCAGCCTCCGGTTCGGAGAGCCGATGGAAGAGATCAACTTCATCGATCAGCTACGCCTCGTCGCAATCGACCATCCCGAAGGCACGGAGGTCTATCCCGACGAGCGCTTCCTCGATGAGCGTCCCTTCGCCTCAGGCAAAACTGTCGTAGCCTCCCCGTCAACACGCCTGCCTGTTGCAGCGTGGGACGACCAAGGCCACGACGTCCTTCCGCTCCTCGCCAAACGCGATCACAACTATGTTCGCGGCTTCACCAACCTGAGCTACGCTGGCTATGCGAACATGCACACGCTCACTCTCGACGTAGGCGCGTGGACGCCGCAAAACCCGCTTCGTCTCTTCATGAGCGGCTACATCGAATACTTCAGCGCCAGCTCGATGTACGCCGCGTGGCAAGCAGGGCTCAAACCCATCTCGCCATTCGTAGAAGCGCAGATGCCGGACGGAAGCTGGAAGCGCATCATCGACGATATGGGCTTCCCCGCAGGGCTTCCCAGAACCATCGTGGTTGATCTCACTGGAAAGCTTCCCGTCGGCACACGCCGCATTCGCATCACAACTAACCTTCAGATCTACTGGGACCAGATACAGATCGACAATGGCCCGGACGAAGCGAGAAGCGCGAGACAGATCGAGCTGCCTTTGTCGACAGCTCATCTGGAGTTCCGCGGCTATCCGCAGCAGGTCGAGGGCAAGACTCCCGGCGACCTCACCTATCGCTACGACCACATCAGCGCGACTGGCCCATTCCAGTGGCAGCGCGGAAGCTACACGAAGTACGGCAACGTCACTCCGCTGCTCAACAAGGTCGACAATCAGTACGTCATCTTCGGCAGTGGCGAAGAGATCGACGCCGAGTTCAGCGCTGCGCCGCTGCCTCCGCTGCCCGCGCATTGGAAGCGTGACTACTTCTTCTACGCAAACGGCTTCGTCAAGGACATGGACTTCTACGAGGCATTGCCATTTACCGTGGCGCAGATGCCGTTCCATCAGATGACGACCTATCCCTATCCGGCCAGTGAGCATTACCCGGAGAGTCCCAGCTCGCTGAAATATCTTCTGAACTGGAACGATCGCTTCGAATCGGGCAAGCGCACCCAGCTCTACCAGTTCAATTACGTGCCCACGATCTCGCAGCCGATCGTTGCCCAACCCTAA
- a CDS encoding ATP-binding protein — MEKPKNPASLTFGPTTSTLPSSLSSVADDRDEGFTGIALADSTTSRVSFTLDSSLDSVNKVELTAEQTAQRAGFDEDTATHVAMAVREAAVNAVLHGNAYDPNKHITASFETTSDALIIRVADQGPGLDPDSIPDPLAPENILRGSGRGIFLIKAFMDEVHFRQLHPGTELTLIKHRRPAQPGN; from the coding sequence TTGGAAAAGCCCAAGAACCCGGCATCCTTGACATTCGGCCCAACCACAAGCACACTGCCATCATCGCTCTCATCTGTAGCCGATGACCGAGACGAGGGGTTCACAGGGATAGCATTGGCCGATTCCACCACAAGCCGCGTCAGCTTCACTCTCGACTCTTCCCTCGACAGCGTGAATAAGGTCGAGTTGACAGCCGAACAAACCGCGCAACGCGCCGGCTTCGATGAGGACACCGCAACGCACGTAGCGATGGCGGTTCGCGAGGCAGCAGTCAACGCCGTCCTCCACGGCAACGCCTACGATCCCAATAAGCACATCACCGCTTCCTTCGAAACGACCTCCGACGCACTCATCATTCGCGTCGCCGATCAGGGCCCCGGGCTCGATCCGGACAGCATTCCCGACCCGCTGGCACCGGAAAATATTCTTCGCGGATCCGGTCGCGGCATCTTCCTTATCAAGGCATTCATGGATGAGGTACACTTTCGCCAGCTACATCCCGGCACGGAACTGACACTGATTAAACATCGCAGACCCGCTCAGCCGGGGAACTAA
- a CDS encoding LemA family protein yields the protein MKSLWVGLGILGVIVLILLFGFGSYVSTKNTLVQKNEAINQAYSQVNVVQQRRLDLIPNLVASVKGYVSEESTVLTNIANARAAITSAPDRASSIAANSKLDVALGPFFRLQEQYPNLKGNEQFTRLTDELAGTENRIAVERSRYNRALEEYNVYVRQFPNSIWANFAGFHYRDEYFKGNPENSTAPKVDFSK from the coding sequence ATGAAATCTTTATGGGTTGGACTTGGAATTCTGGGAGTTATTGTTCTCATACTGCTGTTTGGATTTGGCAGCTATGTGAGCACGAAAAATACTTTAGTGCAGAAGAATGAGGCCATCAACCAGGCCTATTCGCAGGTGAATGTGGTGCAGCAGCGCCGCCTTGACCTGATTCCGAACCTGGTTGCTTCGGTGAAGGGTTATGTCAGCGAAGAATCGACCGTGCTGACTAACATCGCCAATGCTCGCGCGGCCATTACGAGCGCTCCGGACCGTGCGAGCAGCATTGCAGCCAACTCGAAGCTCGACGTTGCGCTGGGGCCGTTCTTCAGGCTGCAGGAGCAGTATCCCAACCTGAAGGGCAACGAGCAGTTCACACGGCTCACGGATGAACTGGCAGGAACGGAGAACAGGATCGCCGTCGAACGCAGCCGGTATAACCGTGCGCTCGAAGAGTACAACGTCTATGTTCGCCAGTTTCCCAACAGCATCTGGGCAAACTTTGCAGGCTTTCACTACAGGGATGAATACTTCAAGGGGAACCCGGAGAACAGCACCGCTCCGAAGGTCGATTTCTCGAAGTAG
- a CDS encoding S9 family peptidase: MTESIITPPTARQEPTPTTLHGHTLEDNYRWMRDKDSPEVLAHLQAENQYTLSVMAPTTELQARLYAEMLSHIKETDESVPYRHRGWFYYTRTVEGSQYPIHCRKLATSTTFDATQPEEILLDVNKLAEGQPFMSLGGMSVSPDGMKLAYSTDNTGFRQYTLHIRDLKTGTDLPDTAERVGSLVWAADSHTLFYTTEDEVTKRQDKLYRHRLGDPTEDDALIYEEKDERFNLGVGKTRDGKYLLMESGSHTTNECSYLSADTPGGVFLVIAPRVDEQEYYVDHRNGLFYIRTNDTGKNFRVVTTPVDDGDRESWTELIPEDKNAPLEDFDVFDSFCVSSRRELGLTAIEVIRFTPDSNLGNAEKISFPEPAYTAQSHINREFVTDAFRYSYQSLVSPASVYDYDVASGKSTLLKQQEVPGGFDSTRYASERLWIEAKDGVKVPVSLVYRRDAFNRDGTSPLYIYGYGSYGYPLPIGFSPSRLSLLDRGVVMAYAHIRGGGEMGDPWHDAGKMMVKQNTFTDFIAVTEQLVAQGYGAKDRVAIEGGSAGGLLMGAVVNQRPDLFHVVLSHVPFVDVMNTMLDASLPLTVAEYEEWGNPNEPEAFAYMSSYSPYDNLKAAAYPAMLVKTSLNDSQVMYWEPAKYVARLRTLKTNDTPLLLHINMDAGHGGASGRYDYLKEIAFDYAFLLTQLGIT, from the coding sequence ATGACCGAAAGCATCATCACGCCGCCAACTGCCCGCCAGGAACCTACGCCTACAACGCTGCACGGCCATACGCTCGAAGACAATTACCGCTGGATGCGCGACAAAGACTCACCAGAGGTTCTTGCTCACCTCCAAGCGGAGAACCAATATACGCTCTCCGTCATGGCGCCTACTACGGAATTGCAGGCGCGGTTATACGCCGAGATGCTCTCGCACATTAAGGAGACCGACGAGTCCGTCCCTTATCGCCATCGCGGCTGGTTCTACTACACGCGCACCGTTGAAGGCAGCCAGTACCCCATCCACTGCCGCAAGCTCGCCACGTCCACAACCTTCGACGCGACCCAGCCCGAAGAGATCCTGCTCGACGTCAACAAGCTTGCCGAAGGCCAGCCCTTCATGTCACTGGGCGGAATGAGCGTCAGCCCCGACGGCATGAAGCTCGCCTACTCCACCGACAACACCGGCTTCCGCCAGTACACCCTGCACATCCGCGACCTCAAAACCGGCACCGACCTACCCGACACCGCCGAGCGCGTCGGCTCCCTCGTCTGGGCCGCCGACTCGCACACGCTCTTCTACACCACCGAGGACGAGGTCACCAAGCGTCAGGACAAGCTCTATCGCCACCGCCTCGGCGACCCAACCGAAGACGACGCCCTCATCTACGAAGAGAAGGACGAGCGCTTCAACCTCGGCGTCGGCAAGACCCGCGACGGCAAGTACCTGCTCATGGAATCCGGCAGCCACACCACCAACGAGTGCAGCTACCTCTCCGCCGACACCCCCGGCGGCGTCTTCCTCGTCATCGCCCCCCGCGTCGACGAGCAGGAGTACTACGTCGACCACCGCAACGGCCTCTTCTACATCCGCACCAACGACACCGGCAAAAACTTCCGCGTCGTCACCACCCCCGTCGATGATGGCGACCGCGAATCATGGACCGAACTGATCCCCGAAGACAAGAATGCTCCGCTTGAAGATTTCGACGTATTCGACTCATTCTGCGTAAGTTCAAGAAGAGAACTTGGCCTCACCGCCATCGAAGTCATCCGCTTCACTCCGGACAGCAACCTCGGCAACGCCGAAAAGATCAGCTTCCCCGAACCCGCCTATACCGCACAGTCACACATCAACCGCGAGTTCGTCACCGACGCCTTCCGCTACAGCTACCAATCGCTGGTCTCTCCCGCGTCCGTCTACGACTACGACGTCGCCTCCGGCAAATCTACCCTGCTCAAGCAGCAGGAAGTCCCCGGCGGCTTCGACTCCACCCGCTACGCCTCCGAGCGCCTCTGGATCGAAGCAAAGGACGGCGTCAAGGTTCCAGTCTCCCTCGTCTACCGCCGCGACGCCTTCAACCGCGACGGCACCAGCCCGCTCTACATCTACGGCTACGGCTCCTACGGCTATCCCCTGCCCATCGGCTTCAGTCCCTCACGCCTCTCGCTGCTCGACCGCGGAGTCGTCATGGCCTACGCCCATATCCGCGGCGGCGGCGAGATGGGCGACCCATGGCATGATGCCGGAAAGATGATGGTCAAGCAAAACACCTTCACCGACTTCATCGCCGTCACCGAGCAGCTCGTCGCCCAGGGCTACGGCGCCAAAGACCGCGTCGCCATCGAGGGCGGCAGCGCCGGCGGCCTGCTCATGGGAGCCGTCGTCAACCAGCGCCCCGACCTCTTCCACGTCGTGCTCTCGCACGTTCCCTTCGTCGACGTGATGAACACCATGCTCGACGCCAGTCTTCCCCTCACCGTCGCCGAGTACGAAGAGTGGGGCAACCCCAACGAGCCCGAGGCCTTCGCCTACATGAGCTCCTATTCGCCCTACGACAACCTCAAGGCCGCAGCCTACCCCGCCATGCTGGTCAAAACCAGCCTCAACGACTCGCAGGTCATGTACTGGGAGCCCGCCAAATACGTAGCTCGCCTCCGCACCCTCAAAACCAACGACACCCCCCTGCTCCTGCACATCAACATGGACGCAGGCCACGGCGGAGCCTCCGGCCGTTACGACTACCTCAAAGAGATAGCCTTCGACTACGCCTTTCTACTGACGCAATTGGGCATCACTTAG
- a CDS encoding STAS domain-containing protein: MSMKVQTRQVDGVTILDLSGRITLGEGSITIRDAVRDVLAKGSNKILLNLAEVNYIDSSGIGELVSAFTTVKNAGGELKLLNLTKKVHDLLQITKLYTVFDVKDDEASAISSFTK; the protein is encoded by the coding sequence ATGAGCATGAAAGTACAGACTCGCCAGGTCGACGGCGTCACCATTTTGGATCTCAGCGGCCGGATTACACTCGGCGAAGGCAGCATTACCATTCGCGACGCAGTTCGCGATGTGCTCGCCAAAGGCTCGAATAAGATCCTGCTCAACCTTGCCGAGGTCAACTACATCGATAGCTCGGGAATCGGCGAGCTGGTCAGCGCCTTTACCACGGTGAAGAACGCAGGCGGCGAGTTGAAGCTGCTCAATCTCACCAAGAAGGTGCACGACCTCCTTCAGATCACCAAGCTCTACACCGTCTTCGACGTCAAGGATGATGAGGCCTCCGCAATCTCTTCCTTCACCAAATAA
- a CDS encoding DUF4142 domain-containing protein, producing MNFKPVRIILLCMATTLFPVTLFGQREPGTLPEEIATQSAPSSEPAPGPGQQQTPRPSMQDSIGSSGQTAQATKDKMFVRKAVEGGLAQVQFGQLAEQKGSSDDVKSLGRQMVEDHTTLNKSLESVADSMGIMLPKHINKDDQVELDKLNGLSGDAFDTEYLTMMVKGHHHDLREFRVEAEGTQDPALREAVVKGAKTIHEHLVMVDQMAKSKGIEVPHRHHESGAEQPPPPTQ from the coding sequence ATGAACTTTAAACCAGTGCGTATCATCCTGCTGTGTATGGCGACGACGCTGTTTCCGGTGACACTCTTTGGCCAACGAGAGCCGGGAACCCTGCCGGAGGAGATTGCGACGCAGTCGGCTCCATCGAGCGAGCCAGCGCCGGGACCCGGACAGCAGCAGACGCCGAGGCCGTCGATGCAGGACTCGATTGGCAGCAGTGGACAGACTGCGCAGGCGACCAAGGACAAGATGTTCGTTCGCAAGGCGGTTGAGGGGGGGCTGGCACAGGTGCAGTTTGGTCAGTTGGCCGAGCAGAAGGGAAGCAGCGATGACGTAAAATCGCTTGGCCGGCAGATGGTCGAGGACCACACGACGTTGAACAAGAGTCTGGAGAGCGTGGCCGATTCGATGGGGATCATGCTGCCGAAGCACATCAATAAAGACGATCAGGTGGAGCTGGACAAGCTCAACGGCTTATCGGGTGATGCCTTCGATACGGAATATCTGACGATGATGGTGAAGGGCCATCATCACGATCTGAGGGAGTTTCGTGTGGAAGCGGAAGGAACCCAGGACCCGGCGCTGCGAGAGGCTGTGGTGAAGGGGGCGAAGACGATTCATGAACATCTGGTGATGGTGGACCAGATGGCGAAGAGCAAAGGGATCGAGGTTCCGCATCGGCATCATGAGAGCGGGGCGGAACAACCTCCGCCGCCCACGCAGTGA
- a CDS encoding ABC transporter ATP-binding protein, with product MKAVDRPSRGTGRAVAADLSAARPKPTLKKVLPEVWQLIKPRRVLLGGSFLLMVINRSSGLILPASTKYLIDNVMGKHPIKSPVIARFVEAHHLNLLPLIVSIVVLATIIQGITSYSLTQLLSKEGQRLIAELRMKVQAHIGRLPVAFYDENRTGTLVARIMTDVEGVRNLIGTGVVDFVGGVLTAIFAFCFLIFLSVQMTLVTFVILLVFGLILQRAFKTIRPIFRERAKINSEVTGRLTESLGGVRVVKGYHAEDSEANVFAAGANRLLQNVISSLTAQSLMSLASTAVLGVVGALVMYLGAHQVVAGHLTTGGYVTYVMFLAFMIAPIVQLVSIGTQLTEAVAGLDRTNEILGEKQEDSEPVRTHSLPVITGDIAFRNVTFAYEEGKPVLHGISFESKPGTVTALVGSSGSGKSTIISLICGFHNATTGEILVDGLDLSTVRLSSYREQLGVVLQETFLFDGSIRENILFSRPNATEEQLMEACRIARVDEFAERFPEQYDTIVGERGVKLSGGQRQRLSIARAILADPRILILDEATSSLDSESEAMIQNGLNFLMQGRTTFVIAHRLSTIRRADQILVVEQGLIVERGTHEELYQMGGRYYDLYTRQHGLETNLFLAPGEGDVVPEEVVKR from the coding sequence ATGAAGGCCGTTGACCGCCCATCCCGTGGAACAGGCCGCGCCGTAGCGGCAGATCTTAGCGCGGCGCGGCCCAAGCCGACGCTGAAAAAGGTACTGCCCGAGGTCTGGCAGCTGATCAAGCCGCGCCGCGTACTGCTCGGCGGCAGCTTCCTGCTCATGGTCATCAACCGCTCCAGCGGCCTGATCCTGCCCGCCTCGACGAAGTACCTCATCGACAACGTGATGGGCAAGCACCCCATCAAATCGCCTGTCATCGCGCGCTTCGTCGAAGCTCATCACCTGAACCTGCTGCCGCTGATCGTCAGCATCGTTGTCCTCGCCACCATCATTCAGGGCATTACCTCTTACTCGCTCACGCAGCTTCTGTCGAAAGAAGGCCAGCGCCTTATCGCCGAGCTGCGCATGAAGGTGCAGGCGCACATCGGTCGGCTCCCGGTTGCCTTCTACGATGAAAACCGGACGGGAACCCTCGTCGCCCGCATCATGACCGACGTTGAAGGTGTACGCAACCTTATCGGTACCGGCGTAGTCGATTTCGTCGGCGGCGTGCTCACCGCGATCTTCGCGTTCTGCTTCCTCATCTTCCTCAGCGTTCAGATGACGCTGGTCACCTTCGTCATCCTGCTGGTCTTCGGCCTCATCCTGCAACGCGCCTTCAAAACCATCCGTCCCATCTTCCGCGAGCGCGCCAAGATCAACTCCGAGGTTACCGGACGCCTGACGGAATCCCTGGGCGGCGTGCGCGTGGTCAAGGGCTATCACGCTGAAGACAGCGAGGCCAACGTCTTTGCCGCCGGAGCGAACCGGCTGCTGCAGAACGTCATCTCCTCGCTCACCGCGCAGTCGCTCATGTCGCTTGCCTCGACCGCTGTGCTCGGCGTCGTCGGCGCACTGGTGATGTACCTTGGCGCTCATCAGGTGGTTGCTGGACACCTGACGACCGGCGGATACGTGACCTATGTCATGTTTCTCGCGTTCATGATCGCGCCGATCGTCCAACTGGTCTCAATCGGGACGCAGCTTACGGAGGCTGTCGCCGGGCTCGACCGCACCAACGAGATCCTCGGAGAGAAACAGGAAGACTCCGAGCCGGTGCGGACACACAGCCTGCCTGTTATCACAGGTGACATCGCTTTTCGTAATGTCACCTTCGCCTACGAAGAGGGCAAGCCGGTGCTGCATGGCATCAGCTTCGAGTCGAAGCCGGGAACAGTCACCGCGCTGGTCGGCTCGTCAGGCTCGGGCAAGTCGACGATCATCTCGCTGATCTGCGGCTTTCATAATGCGACGACGGGTGAGATCCTGGTCGATGGCCTCGACCTCTCTACCGTGCGCCTCAGCAGTTATCGAGAGCAGCTTGGCGTTGTGTTGCAGGAGACATTTCTCTTCGACGGCAGCATCCGCGAGAATATCCTCTTCAGCCGTCCCAACGCCACCGAAGAGCAGTTGATGGAAGCCTGCCGCATCGCCCGGGTCGATGAGTTTGCCGAGCGCTTTCCAGAGCAGTACGACACTATCGTCGGCGAGCGCGGCGTGAAGCTGTCAGGCGGCCAGCGGCAACGTCTCTCCATTGCCCGCGCCATCCTTGCCGATCCTCGCATCCTCATCCTCGATGAGGCGACCAGCTCGCTCGACTCGGAGTCAGAGGCCATGATTCAGAACGGCCTCAACTTCCTGATGCAGGGAAGGACGACCTTTGTGATTGCTCACCGACTTTCAACGATTCGCCGCGCCGACCAGATTCTCGTAGTCGAGCAGGGCTTGATCGTCGAGCGCGGCACCCATGAGGAGCTTTACCAGATGGGCGGCCGCTACTACGACCTCTACACTCGCCAGCATGGCCTTGAGACCAATTTGTTTCTTGCGCCGGGCGAGGGTGACGTTGTGCCGGAGGAAGTCGTCAAAAGATAG